Proteins encoded by one window of Salvia splendens isolate huo1 chromosome 7, SspV2, whole genome shotgun sequence:
- the LOC121742543 gene encoding uncharacterized metal-dependent hydrolase YabD-like yields MIRLFDAHCHLQDSRVLNVAPKLIKEALDTGVLHFAVNGVSEEDWHLVKEMSDTHPSVVPNFGLHPWFITDRTPDWLKTLKDFLASTPSAAVGEIGLDKGSTGKKIDFTDQVEVFRQQLQLAKELNKPASIHCVRAFGDLLEILKSEGPFPAGLVLHSFLGSAEMVPELAKLGAYFSFSGFLMSMKESKAKKMLKSVPPERILLETDAPDARPSSVDPDSLFVIKREVLNPKEASGGEDTSIVEENLNHPANIHHILAYVAHMLEMEEKELAQLSYENAKRLFSYKGSKLVQA; encoded by the coding sequence ATGATCAGACTCTTTGATGCTCATTGTCACTTACAAGATTCAAGAGTCTTAAATGTGGCTCCTAAACTTATAAAAGAGGCCCTTGATACTGGTGTCCTTCACTTTGCCGTAAATGGAGTGTCTGAGGAGGACTGGCATTTGGTCAAGGAGATGAGCGACACCCATCCTTCTGTTGTTCCCAACTTTGGCCTTCATCCCTGGTTTATAACCGATAGAACTCCTGATTGGTTGAAGACGTTGAAAGATTTCCTCGCGTCCACTCCCTCTGCTGCAGTAGGAGAGATAGGTTTGGACAAAGGCTCTACTGGGAAGAAGATAGACTTCACAGATCAAGTTGAAGTCTTCCGACAACAGCTCCAACTCGCGAAAGAGCTAAATAAACCAGCATCTATCCATTGTGTGCGTGCCTTTGGCGATCTTCTTGAGATTCTGAAATCCGAGGGGCCGTTCCCTGCTGGTCTGGTATTGCACTCGTTTCTTGGCTCCGCTGAGATGGTTCCTGAATTGGCTAAGCTCGGTGCTTACTTCTCTTTTTCTGGATTTCTCATGTCGATGAAAGAGAGCAAGGCCAAGAAAATGTTGAAGTCCGTTCCTCCAGAAAGGATTTTGTTGGAGACAGAtgctccggatgcccggccaaGCTCAGTTGATCCGGATTCTCTATTTGTGATCAAGAGAGAGGTCTTGAATCCAAAAGAGGCAAGTGGTGGTGAAGATACTTCCATCGTCGAGGAGAATCTCAATCATCCAGCTAACATTCATCACATACTTGCTTATGTTGCACATATGCTTGAAATGGAGGAAAAGGAACTTGCTCAACTCAGCTATGAAAATGCAAAACGCCTCTTCTCTTACAAAGGCTCAAAGCTGGTGCAAGCTTAA
- the LOC121741825 gene encoding endonuclease 4-like translates to MDVLKRHWILGAIVAFLFLIPTIHGWGQDGHHTVCKIAENYLTGEALAAVKALLPASAEGELAAVCAWADQVRFHYHWSSALHYVDTPDFRCNYDYSRDCHDSAGRKDRCVTGAIYNYTEQLMSEHDDSGLYATSHNLTEALMFLSHYIGDVHQPLHVGFLGDLGGNSITIRWYRRKTNLHHVWDNMIIESALQTFYSKDLSAMTQAIQKNITAAMVDDVSKENCKGAVCPDLYASESISLACKYAYRNATPGSTLEDDYFYSRWPVVESRLAQGGVRLATLLNRIFSKNKSIAVE, encoded by the exons ATGGATGTGTTGAAACGCCACTGGATATTGGGGGCGATCGTTGCTTTCCTGTTTTTAATTCCAACAATTCATGGCTGGGGACAAGATGGTCACCATACTGTTTGCAAGATTGCcgag AATTATCTCACGGGCGAAGCTTTGGCTGCAGTGAAAGCCTTGCTTCCAGCTTCGGCCGAAGGTGAGCTTGCTGCTGTTTGCGCCTGGGCTGACCAGGTTCGCTTTCACTATCACTGGAGCAGCGCTTTGCATTATGTAGATACACCTGACTTCAGGTGCAACTATGACTACTCCA GAGACTGTCACGACTCTGCTGGACGCAAGGATCGATGTGTCACTGGAGCAATTTATAACTACACAGAGCAGCTTATGTCAGAGCATGATGATTCTGGTTTATATGCAACAAGCC ATAACCTGACAGAGGCACTTATGTTCCTATCACATTATATTGGTGATGTCCACCAG CCATTGCACGTGGGCTTTCTTGGAGATTTAGGTGGTAACTCAATCACCATCCGTTGGTACCGTAGGAAAACAAATTTGCACCAT GTGTGGGACAATATGATCATTGAGTCTGCTCTACAGACATTCTACAGTAAAGATCTGTCTGCAATGACCCAAGCCATTCAGAAAAATATCACG GCTGCCATGGTTGATGATGTATCTAAGGAGAATTGCAAGGGTGCAGTATGTCCAGATCT GTATGCTTCTGAAAGCATCTCTTTAGCTTGTAAATATGCTTACAGAAATGCCACTCCTGGAAGCACCTTAGAAG ATGATTACTTCTACTCTCGGTGGCCTGTAGTTGAGTCTAGACTGGCCCAAGGTGGGGTCCGATTGGCAACTCTTCTCAACAGGATCTTCTCCAAAAATAAGTCAATTGCAGTAGAATAA